The following proteins come from a genomic window of Hymenobacter canadensis:
- a CDS encoding carboxypeptidase-like regulatory domain-containing protein has product MSFLIVCLRSLLRFCLLPKAFGRLLAGSLGLILLLLMSGTAAAQVRVSGSVLEAGTSRSIPGAAIIVQGTGRGAIADQEGDFRLDVSNRDTLVFRALGFRTRRIPLGGTGLSQLVMQVMMVRDSVLLGEVRVTEGRPDRAAINRALRNINRPSTAPASAAKRPPAPRPLFPVDTIAPRAVAPTLASPVSLIYEQFSRAGQERRKMEEIRAQEAAEQARKARLKYNKNFKDNRGYEVR; this is encoded by the coding sequence ATGAGCTTTCTGATTGTGTGTTTGCGCAGCCTGCTGCGGTTTTGTTTGCTGCCGAAGGCGTTTGGGCGTCTGCTGGCAGGCAGCCTGGGGCTGATCCTGTTGCTGCTTATGTCGGGTACTGCGGCCGCCCAGGTGCGGGTGTCGGGCTCGGTGCTGGAGGCCGGCACGAGCCGCAGCATTCCGGGCGCGGCCATTATCGTGCAGGGCACCGGCCGCGGCGCCATCGCCGATCAGGAAGGCGACTTCCGGCTGGATGTCAGCAACCGCGACACGCTGGTATTCCGGGCTCTGGGCTTCCGGACTCGCCGCATACCGCTGGGCGGCACGGGTCTTTCGCAGCTGGTGATGCAGGTGATGATGGTGCGCGACAGTGTGCTGCTGGGCGAAGTCCGCGTGACCGAAGGGCGCCCCGACCGCGCCGCCATCAACCGGGCCCTGCGCAATATTAACCGCCCCAGCACTGCCCCTGCCAGCGCCGCGAAACGCCCACCGGCGCCCCGGCCGCTGTTTCCAGTAGACACTATTGCGCCCCGGGCGGTGGCCCCCACTCTGGCCAGCCCCGTCAGCCTCATCTACGAGCAGTTTTCGCGCGCCGGCCAGGAGCGGCGCAAGATGGAGGAAATCCGGGCCCAGGAAGCCGCCGAGCAGGCCCGCAAAGCCCGCCTGAAGTACAACAAAAACTTCAAGGACAACCGCGGCTATGAGGTGAGGTAA
- a CDS encoding DUF1684 domain-containing protein: MRINPKLLIGLGLLLVIGYFLQDLVFNDDQYAARLRKARTEKDNSFRLVKGSPLSEEQRNTFDSLKYYVPDQAYRFEAQLEPFAQRDTVEMPLTNGKADKYLRWGRASFILSKQEYKLTLFLKADGKDSTLFVPFTDRTNGRGSYGGGRYLDATRPAPGDTEIVLDFNAAYNPFCAYNDGFACPVPPQDNRLAVDIPAGEKAYKE, translated from the coding sequence ATGCGTATCAACCCCAAACTGCTCATCGGCCTCGGCCTGCTACTTGTAATCGGCTATTTCCTGCAGGACCTCGTCTTCAACGACGACCAGTACGCCGCTCGCCTGCGCAAAGCCCGCACCGAGAAAGACAACAGCTTCCGGCTCGTGAAAGGCTCGCCGCTCAGCGAGGAGCAGCGCAACACCTTCGACAGCCTGAAATACTACGTCCCCGACCAAGCGTACCGCTTTGAGGCGCAGCTGGAGCCGTTTGCGCAGCGCGACACCGTGGAAATGCCCCTCACCAACGGCAAAGCCGACAAGTACCTGCGCTGGGGCCGGGCCAGCTTCATCCTCAGCAAGCAGGAATACAAACTGACGCTATTTCTGAAGGCCGACGGCAAAGATTCCACCCTGTTCGTGCCCTTCACCGACCGCACCAACGGCCGCGGCAGCTACGGTGGCGGCCGCTACCTCGACGCCACCCGCCCCGCCCCCGGCGATACCGAAATCGTGCTCGACTTCAACGCCGCCTACAACCCGTTCTGCGCCTATAACGACGGTTTCGCCTGCCCCGTCCCGCCCCAGGACAACCGCCTGGCCGTAGACATTCCGGCCGGCGAGAAGGCCTACAAAGAGTAA
- the uvsE gene encoding UV DNA damage repair endonuclease UvsE, whose product MKIGYPCMNNSLDCTSASTFRLASYYEERLVQTVASNLACLRRILEYNVAHGLLFFRIGSDIVPFASHAVNTFPWQTHFAAEFRALGDYIKAHGMRISLHPDQFVVLNSPNPDIVQRSIAELVYQGSMLDLMGLDSTAKLQIHLGGLYGDREAAIARFIAVWHTLPPAVQIRVVVENDDRLFSLQDCLQLHAATGLPILFDNFHHECLNHGEPMAEALRLAAATWHPTRDGVMMMDYSSQARGERKGKHVSAMEEDLFQDFLQQLQGLDVDIMLEIKDKEASAHRACSILRNLALVPAAPAGYVPPIFPEAGQPVAAKSRKPRKSAAAGPAG is encoded by the coding sequence ATGAAAATCGGTTATCCGTGCATGAATAACTCGCTGGATTGCACTTCAGCGTCCACGTTCCGGCTGGCTTCTTATTACGAAGAGCGGTTGGTGCAGACCGTGGCATCTAATTTGGCCTGTTTGCGACGCATTCTGGAGTACAACGTGGCGCACGGCCTGCTGTTCTTCCGCATCGGCTCCGACATCGTGCCGTTTGCCTCGCACGCCGTCAATACCTTTCCCTGGCAAACCCACTTTGCCGCTGAATTCCGCGCCCTCGGCGACTATATCAAAGCCCACGGGATGCGCATCTCGCTGCACCCTGACCAGTTTGTGGTGCTCAATTCGCCCAACCCCGACATCGTGCAGCGCAGCATTGCCGAGCTGGTGTACCAGGGCTCGATGCTGGATCTGATGGGCCTCGACAGTACCGCCAAGCTGCAGATTCACTTGGGCGGCCTCTACGGCGACCGGGAAGCGGCCATTGCCCGTTTCATTGCGGTGTGGCACACGCTGCCGCCTGCGGTGCAGATACGGGTGGTGGTCGAAAACGACGACCGGCTTTTCAGCCTGCAGGACTGCCTGCAACTGCACGCCGCCACTGGCTTGCCCATTCTGTTCGACAACTTCCATCACGAGTGCCTCAACCACGGCGAGCCCATGGCCGAAGCCCTGCGCCTGGCCGCCGCCACCTGGCACCCCACCCGCGACGGCGTGATGATGATGGACTACAGCTCCCAGGCCCGGGGCGAGCGGAAAGGCAAGCACGTAAGTGCCATGGAAGAAGACCTGTTCCAGGATTTTCTGCAGCAGCTACAGGGTCTGGATGTAGACATCATGCTGGAAATAAAGGACAAGGAAGCCAGCGCCCATCGGGCGTGTAGCATTTTGCGCAACTTGGCTCTGGTGCCGGCGGCCCCTGCCGGCTACGTGCCCCCAATCTTTCCGGAAGCAGGCCAGCCAGTTGCCGCCAAATCCCGTAAACCACGCAAGTCGGCTGCGGCCGGACCGGCCGGTTAA
- the radC gene encoding RadC family protein encodes MQAVDNLSENNPATETAAVPYQTPASFGIKSWAEEDRPREKLMQKGRAALSDAELLAILLGSGTAKLSAVDVAKLVLSAAQNDLNALARFSLKELMRQKGIGEAKAITIMAALELGRRRKEADAPARTTITCSRDIYRVVQPHLQDLPHEEFWVVLLNRANVVMRTVSISRGGVAGTVADPKLIFKEALEQLASSVILVHNHPSGNRNPSAADIALTRKLKDAGQFLDLPILDHLIYTDAGYFSFADEGML; translated from the coding sequence ATGCAAGCCGTTGACAATCTGTCTGAAAATAATCCGGCGACGGAAACCGCCGCTGTGCCTTACCAAACCCCCGCGTCATTCGGTATCAAGAGCTGGGCCGAGGAAGACCGGCCCCGCGAAAAGCTGATGCAGAAGGGCCGCGCGGCCCTCTCCGACGCCGAACTGCTGGCCATTCTGCTGGGCTCTGGCACCGCCAAGCTCTCGGCCGTGGACGTGGCCAAGCTGGTGCTGAGCGCCGCCCAGAACGACCTCAACGCCCTGGCCCGCTTCTCGCTGAAAGAGCTGATGCGCCAAAAAGGCATTGGCGAGGCCAAGGCCATTACCATTATGGCGGCGCTGGAGCTGGGCCGCCGCCGCAAGGAAGCCGACGCCCCGGCCCGCACCACCATCACCTGCTCCCGCGACATTTACCGCGTGGTGCAGCCCCACCTGCAGGATCTGCCCCACGAAGAGTTTTGGGTGGTGCTGCTGAACCGGGCCAACGTGGTGATGCGCACCGTCAGCATCAGCCGCGGCGGGGTGGCCGGCACCGTGGCCGACCCGAAGCTGATTTTCAAGGAGGCGCTGGAGCAGCTGGCCTCGTCGGTCATTCTGGTGCACAACCACCCCAGCGGAAACCGCAACCCCAGCGCCGCCGACATTGCCCTCACCCGCAAGCTCAAAGATGCCGGCCAGTTCCTCGACCTGCCCATCCTCGACCACCTCATCTACACCGATGCCGGCTACTTCAGCTTCGCCGACGAAGGCATGCTGTAG
- the pheT gene encoding phenylalanine--tRNA ligase subunit beta, with the protein MKISYDWLLTLIPTDKPAEEIGQLLTGSGLEVEGIEELESIPGGLRGVVLGTVLTCEKHPDADKLSLTTVDVGDGQPRQIVCGAANVRAGLKVVVALDGAMLYPAQGEPFKIKKSKIRGAASEGMICAEDEIGLGTSHAGIMELDTDLPNGTPAADYFGLGSDSVFEIGLTPNRADAASHYGVARELRALLRQPCQLPDLSQFKAPAEAAQNIKVTIEDTEASPRYAGLLLEGVQVGPSPEWLQRRLRSIGLSPINNVVDVTNFVLHELGQPLHAFDADQITGNHIRVKRAEAGEKFTTLDGTERTLRTEDLVIADANGAPMALAGVFGGKTSGVSEATTRVFLESAYFQPAAVRKTGQVHQLKTDASFRFERGTDPNMVLIALKRAALLLQEVAGATIVAPIVDEYPTAIGHALVRLRLPRVEKLVGQFIAPERIRQILTDLDILISEELTDEAGHAEWILSVPPHKVDVTREADIIEEILRIYGYNHVALRPHNSATYLASFPNPDPEIIRQNTARLLSGQGFSEIITNSITNSLYFEKEGETDETLVRLLNFNSADLNVLRPSLLPSGLEVVRHNVNRRQRDLKLYEFGKTYHLKPDGSYEERNKLVLYLTGNTASETWQQKSEKSSFHQLAGAVQQVLAALGFPAPTSQPVQHPQLAGGLTLLAQNQPVAQLGAVSGVWLKKLDVSQPVWYAELDWDWLMRKYKNSLAARELPKFPEVRRDLSVVVDKTVTFDQLQQIARRTEKKLLQQVNVFDVYEGPNLGEGKKSYSVSFLLQDSTQTLTDQAIDSVMNRLIQQFEQQAGALIRK; encoded by the coding sequence ATGAAAATATCCTACGACTGGCTCCTCACCCTGATTCCGACCGATAAACCCGCCGAGGAAATCGGCCAGCTCCTGACGGGCTCCGGGCTGGAAGTGGAAGGCATTGAGGAGCTGGAAAGCATTCCGGGCGGCCTGCGCGGCGTGGTGCTGGGCACGGTGCTCACCTGCGAAAAGCACCCCGACGCCGACAAGCTAAGCCTTACTACCGTGGATGTGGGCGACGGCCAGCCGCGCCAGATTGTTTGCGGCGCCGCCAACGTGCGCGCCGGCCTCAAAGTGGTGGTGGCCCTGGATGGCGCCATGCTCTACCCGGCGCAGGGCGAGCCGTTCAAAATCAAGAAAAGCAAAATCCGCGGCGCGGCCTCCGAAGGCATGATCTGCGCCGAGGACGAAATCGGGCTGGGCACCTCGCACGCCGGCATCATGGAGCTGGACACCGACCTGCCCAACGGCACGCCTGCCGCCGACTACTTCGGCCTGGGCTCCGACTCGGTATTCGAAATCGGGCTGACCCCAAACCGCGCCGACGCCGCCTCGCACTACGGCGTGGCCCGCGAGCTGCGCGCTTTGCTGCGCCAGCCCTGCCAGCTTCCCGACCTCAGCCAGTTCAAAGCCCCCGCTGAGGCCGCGCAGAACATTAAGGTAACTATTGAGGACACCGAAGCCAGCCCGCGCTACGCCGGCCTGCTGCTGGAAGGAGTGCAGGTAGGCCCCTCGCCGGAGTGGCTGCAGCGCCGCCTGCGCAGCATCGGCCTCTCGCCCATCAACAACGTGGTGGACGTCACCAATTTCGTACTGCACGAGCTGGGCCAGCCCCTGCACGCCTTCGATGCCGACCAGATTACCGGCAACCACATCCGCGTGAAGCGCGCCGAGGCCGGTGAGAAGTTCACTACCCTCGATGGCACCGAGCGCACCCTGCGCACCGAAGACCTGGTTATTGCCGACGCGAATGGCGCGCCAATGGCGCTGGCCGGCGTGTTCGGCGGCAAAACCTCGGGCGTGAGCGAGGCCACCACCCGCGTGTTCCTGGAAAGCGCCTACTTCCAGCCGGCGGCCGTGCGCAAAACCGGCCAAGTGCATCAGCTCAAAACCGACGCTTCCTTCCGCTTCGAGCGCGGCACCGACCCCAACATGGTGCTGATTGCCCTGAAACGGGCAGCCCTACTACTGCAGGAAGTGGCTGGCGCTACCATCGTGGCGCCCATCGTGGACGAATACCCGACTGCCATCGGGCACGCGCTGGTGCGGCTGCGGCTGCCCCGCGTGGAGAAGCTGGTGGGCCAGTTCATTGCGCCGGAGCGCATCCGCCAGATCCTCACCGACCTCGACATCCTCATCAGCGAGGAGCTGACCGACGAAGCCGGCCACGCCGAGTGGATTCTGAGCGTGCCGCCGCACAAGGTAGACGTGACCCGCGAGGCCGACATCATCGAGGAAATCCTGCGCATATACGGCTACAACCACGTGGCGCTGCGCCCGCACAACTCGGCCACTTACCTGGCCAGCTTCCCCAATCCCGACCCCGAAATCATCCGCCAGAACACGGCGCGGCTGCTCAGCGGCCAGGGCTTCTCCGAAATCATCACCAACTCCATCACCAACTCGCTGTACTTCGAGAAGGAAGGCGAGACTGATGAGACGCTGGTTCGCCTGCTCAACTTCAACAGCGCCGACCTGAACGTGCTGCGCCCCAGCTTACTGCCCAGCGGCCTGGAAGTGGTGCGCCACAACGTCAACCGCCGCCAGCGCGACCTGAAGCTCTACGAATTCGGCAAAACCTACCACCTGAAGCCCGACGGCAGCTACGAAGAGCGCAATAAGCTGGTGCTCTACCTGACCGGCAACACCGCGTCCGAAACCTGGCAGCAGAAATCCGAGAAAAGCAGCTTCCACCAGCTGGCCGGGGCCGTGCAGCAGGTGCTGGCGGCGCTGGGCTTCCCGGCGCCCACCTCGCAGCCGGTGCAACACCCGCAGCTGGCCGGCGGCCTCACGCTGCTCGCCCAGAACCAGCCCGTAGCGCAGCTCGGTGCCGTGTCGGGCGTGTGGCTCAAGAAGCTCGACGTGAGCCAGCCGGTGTGGTACGCCGAGCTGGACTGGGACTGGCTGATGCGCAAGTACAAGAACAGCCTCGCGGCCCGCGAGCTGCCCAAGTTCCCGGAAGTGCGCCGCGACCTGAGCGTGGTGGTGGACAAAACCGTCACCTTCGATCAGCTCCAGCAGATTGCCCGCCGCACCGAGAAGAAACTCCTGCAGCAGGTGAACGTGTTCGACGTGTACGAAGGCCCCAACCTGGGCGAAGGCAAGAAGAGCTACTCGGTCAGCTTCCTGCTCCAGGACAGCACCCAAACCCTCACCGATCAGGCCATCGACTCGGTGATGAACCGCCTCATCCAGCAGTTCGAGCAGCAGGCCGGGGCCCTGATCAGGAAGTAA
- a CDS encoding metallophosphoesterase has product MLRSLSGILFLLLFLAAEWYGFQAVRTALHSASPVTRKTADFLYWLLTVLLWGIAIWAMATRAQGHAPYKAYLTSMLLGLLLAKVVVLLFLFPEDLVRGIRTLAQRFSGQPAGAAGAGISRSEFLSKIALVTAAVPFVALAWGVLKGATDYRVKRVTLRFPNLPASFDGFKLLQISDLHTGSFASTEPLQRAVALINQQNADLVVMTGDLVNNIATEVEDHIDTLAQIQSKLQKLSILGNHDYADYVDWTEQGGAAAKAANLDRLKSNHAKIGWKLLLDEAHHIERDGEKIAILGIQNWGAAMRFPKYGDLAKAHAAADPSAPFKILLSHDPSHWDAQVRPEFPDVDLTLSGHTHGMQFGVNLPFFKWSPVQYVYRQWAGLYKQGQQYLYVNTGLGYLGYPGRVGFLPEITVFELRRA; this is encoded by the coding sequence ATGCTTCGTTCCCTTTCTGGTATTCTGTTTCTGCTGCTGTTTCTGGCCGCCGAATGGTATGGCTTCCAAGCCGTCCGCACGGCCCTCCACAGCGCTTCCCCCGTCACGCGCAAAACCGCCGACTTCCTCTACTGGCTCCTGACGGTGCTGCTCTGGGGCATTGCCATCTGGGCCATGGCCACCCGGGCCCAGGGCCACGCCCCTTACAAAGCCTACCTGACCAGTATGCTGCTGGGCTTGCTGCTGGCCAAGGTGGTGGTGCTGCTGTTTCTGTTTCCCGAAGACCTGGTGCGCGGCATCCGCACGCTGGCGCAGCGCTTTTCGGGTCAGCCGGCCGGCGCGGCCGGCGCGGGCATTTCGCGGAGTGAGTTTCTGAGCAAAATTGCCCTCGTAACGGCTGCCGTGCCGTTTGTAGCGCTGGCCTGGGGCGTGCTCAAAGGTGCCACCGACTACCGCGTGAAGCGCGTGACGCTGCGCTTCCCCAACCTGCCGGCCTCGTTCGACGGGTTCAAGCTACTGCAGATTTCCGACCTGCACACCGGCAGCTTCGCCTCCACCGAGCCGCTGCAGCGCGCCGTGGCCCTCATCAACCAGCAAAACGCCGACCTGGTGGTGATGACCGGCGACCTAGTCAACAACATTGCTACCGAGGTAGAAGACCACATCGACACGCTGGCCCAGATCCAGAGCAAGCTGCAGAAGCTGTCCATCCTCGGCAACCACGACTACGCCGACTACGTGGACTGGACCGAGCAGGGCGGCGCCGCGGCCAAGGCCGCCAACCTCGACCGGCTCAAGAGCAACCACGCCAAAATCGGCTGGAAGCTGCTGCTGGATGAAGCTCACCATATTGAGCGCGACGGCGAGAAGATTGCCATTCTGGGCATTCAGAACTGGGGCGCGGCCATGCGCTTCCCCAAGTACGGCGACCTGGCCAAGGCCCACGCTGCCGCCGACCCCAGCGCGCCGTTCAAGATTCTGCTCTCCCACGACCCTTCCCACTGGGACGCGCAGGTGCGGCCCGAGTTTCCGGACGTCGACCTGACGCTTTCGGGCCACACCCACGGCATGCAGTTTGGCGTCAATCTGCCCTTCTTCAAGTGGAGCCCCGTGCAGTACGTGTACCGGCAGTGGGCCGGGCTCTACAAGCAGGGCCAGCAGTATCTCTACGTGAACACCGGCCTGGGCTACCTCGGCTACCCCGGCCGGGTGGGCTTCCTGCCCGAAATCACCGTGTTCGAGCTGCGTCGGGCGTAA
- a CDS encoding prolyl oligopeptidase family serine peptidase, translating into MKHPVLLPLLGGLLLATAAIAQPSVPAAPAKAASDTYFGVKVDDPYRNLENLQDPAVASWMKAQSEYARRTLDAIPGRQGLIDQMVAIDKRKAARVSDLRVADNDRYFYYKSRPQDQQPKLYCRDGYKGAEVLLFDPESFEPGKVYNINGFAPSPDGSKVSFGVSEKGTELGRTLIIDVKTRKLYPEQIPLNRGGGEWLPDNQTLAYLPYNNGDLKDMAARQNTQCRLHRLGTPVAQDQPIFSNQLYPKLGIKPSDYPYAGIDRDTKLAYGFLYSVDRYINVFFAPAAALTKPNIPWQPLFRPADEVTNFVTDEQHIYFVTSRNTPRQKLMRMPAARPNVATAEVLVPESADESIMDEQLKSTKDGVYFVRSRNGVEARLYFVPRGSKAAQELKLPQPAGRIELTSKNAQSSDVWVTLGGWTTDRQRYRYSPASRQFTPEPLSSEAQYPEFTGLVVEEVLVPSHDGVQVPLSLVYKKGLKRDGAAPTLMVGYGAYSVSMEPTFMPPFLLWTQQGGVLAVPHVRGGGELGEAWHKAGQKTTKPNTWKDLIACAEYLTKNNYTAPGKIAINGGSAGGILIGRAMTERPDLFAVAIPEVGCLNAVRMENSPNGPVNVPEFGTMTKEDEAKALLEMDAYHHLKLGTQYPATLVTAGFNDPRVIAWQPAKFAARLQASNAGSKPVLFFTDYEAGHGMGDSRLKQFESIADLMAFGLWQTGAPAFQPDKVAVK; encoded by the coding sequence ATGAAACACCCCGTTCTGTTGCCGCTGCTGGGCGGCCTGCTGTTGGCCACCGCTGCCATTGCCCAGCCTTCCGTGCCCGCTGCCCCCGCGAAAGCCGCCTCCGACACCTATTTCGGGGTGAAGGTGGACGACCCGTACCGCAACCTGGAGAACCTGCAGGACCCCGCCGTGGCTTCCTGGATGAAGGCCCAGAGCGAGTACGCCCGCCGCACCCTTGATGCTATTCCGGGCCGGCAGGGCCTCATCGACCAGATGGTGGCCATCGACAAGCGCAAGGCCGCCCGCGTATCGGACCTGCGCGTGGCCGACAACGACCGGTACTTCTACTACAAATCCCGCCCCCAGGACCAGCAGCCCAAGCTCTACTGCCGCGACGGGTACAAGGGTGCGGAAGTGCTGCTCTTCGACCCCGAAAGCTTCGAGCCGGGCAAGGTGTACAACATCAACGGCTTCGCGCCCAGCCCCGATGGCTCTAAGGTGTCGTTTGGAGTGAGTGAGAAGGGCACCGAGCTGGGCCGCACGCTGATTATCGACGTGAAAACCCGCAAGCTCTACCCCGAGCAGATTCCGCTAAACCGCGGCGGCGGCGAGTGGCTGCCCGACAACCAGACCCTGGCCTATCTGCCCTACAACAACGGCGACCTGAAGGACATGGCCGCCCGCCAGAACACCCAGTGCCGCCTGCACCGCCTGGGCACGCCCGTGGCCCAGGATCAGCCCATCTTCTCCAATCAGCTTTACCCCAAGCTCGGCATCAAGCCCTCCGACTACCCCTACGCGGGCATCGACCGGGACACCAAGCTGGCCTACGGGTTCCTGTACTCCGTGGACCGCTATATAAACGTGTTCTTCGCCCCGGCAGCGGCCCTCACCAAGCCCAATATCCCGTGGCAACCCCTGTTTCGGCCCGCCGATGAAGTCACCAACTTCGTGACCGACGAGCAGCACATCTACTTCGTGACGTCTCGCAACACGCCCCGCCAGAAGCTCATGCGCATGCCCGCCGCCCGGCCCAACGTAGCCACGGCCGAAGTGCTGGTACCCGAAAGCGCCGACGAGTCGATTATGGACGAGCAGCTGAAATCCACCAAAGACGGTGTGTACTTCGTGCGTAGCCGTAATGGGGTGGAGGCCCGGCTGTATTTCGTGCCCCGGGGCTCGAAGGCCGCGCAGGAGCTGAAGCTGCCCCAGCCGGCCGGCCGGATTGAGCTGACCAGCAAAAATGCGCAGTCATCGGACGTGTGGGTGACGCTGGGCGGCTGGACCACCGACCGGCAACGCTACCGCTACAGCCCGGCCAGCCGGCAGTTCACGCCGGAGCCGTTGTCGTCGGAAGCGCAGTACCCGGAGTTTACCGGGCTGGTGGTGGAAGAAGTGCTGGTGCCCTCGCACGATGGAGTGCAGGTACCACTGTCGTTGGTGTATAAAAAGGGCTTGAAGCGCGACGGGGCGGCGCCCACGCTCATGGTAGGCTACGGGGCCTACTCCGTTTCGATGGAGCCCACGTTTATGCCTCCGTTCCTGCTCTGGACGCAGCAGGGCGGCGTGCTGGCCGTGCCCCATGTGCGCGGCGGCGGCGAGTTGGGCGAGGCCTGGCACAAGGCCGGCCAGAAAACCACCAAGCCCAACACCTGGAAAGACCTCATTGCCTGCGCCGAGTACCTGACCAAGAACAACTACACCGCGCCCGGAAAAATTGCCATCAACGGCGGCAGCGCCGGCGGCATCCTCATCGGTAGGGCCATGACCGAGCGGCCCGACCTGTTTGCCGTCGCCATTCCGGAAGTGGGCTGCCTGAACGCCGTACGCATGGAAAACTCGCCCAACGGCCCCGTCAACGTGCCCGAGTTCGGCACGATGACCAAGGAGGACGAGGCCAAGGCGCTGCTGGAAATGGACGCCTACCACCACCTCAAGCTCGGCACCCAGTACCCCGCCACCCTCGTCACGGCCGGCTTCAACGACCCGCGCGTCATTGCCTGGCAACCGGCCAAGTTTGCCGCCCGTCTGCAAGCCAGCAACGCCGGCAGCAAGCCCGTTCTGTTCTTCACCGATTACGAGGCCGGCCACGGCATGGGCGATTCCCGCCTCAAGCAGTTCGAAAGCATTGCCGACCTCATGGCGTTTGGGCTTTGGCAAACCGGTGCCCCAGCGTTCCAGCCGGATAAAGTAGCCGTGAAATAG
- a CDS encoding cell division protein ZapA codes for MSELSIKIRIAERDYPMRVEPQDEERLRMAGRLLGERIKEFREQYGIQDKQDLLAMIALSTMADRLKVSKEKDGTDTVLTERLARLDELLSGVVLV; via the coding sequence ATGAGCGAACTATCCATTAAAATCCGCATTGCCGAACGGGACTATCCCATGCGCGTCGAGCCTCAGGACGAGGAGCGGCTGCGGATGGCAGGCCGGTTGCTGGGTGAGCGGATCAAGGAATTTCGCGAGCAATACGGCATTCAGGACAAGCAGGATCTGCTGGCCATGATTGCCTTGTCCACGATGGCTGACCGCCTGAAAGTCAGTAAGGAAAAAGATGGTACCGACACGGTTCTGACCGAGCGCCTTGCGCGCCTCGATGAACTACTGTCGGGAGTGGTGCTCGTCTGA